GGACCTGCTCGCCCTGGTTTCCCAGCCGGAGGTCATCTCCTTCGCGGGCGGCCTGCCGGCCCCGGAGCTGCTCGACGTCGACGGCGTGCGCGCCGCCTTCGACGCCGTGCTGTCCGGCCCGGGAGCGCGCACCGCGCTGCAGTACGCCCCCACCGAGGGGAGCGCCGAGCTGCGCGCCCTCCTCGCGGCCCGCACGAGCGGACGTGGCCTCGCGACGACGGCGGACGACGTGCTGATCACCACCGGCTCGCAGCAGGCGCTGGCCCTGCTGAGCACCGCGCTGCTGGACCCGGGCGCCGTCGTCGCGGTCGAGGAGCCCACGTACCTGGCCGCCCTGCAGGGCTTCGCACTGGCCGGGGCCCGCGTGGTTCCCGTGGCCAGCGACGACGACGGCGTGGTGCCCGCCTCGCTGGAGCGGGTGCTGGAGGAGCACTCCCCCGCGCTGGTGTACCTGGTCCCGACGTTCGCCAACCCGACCGGGCGCACGCTGAGCGCCTCCCGGCGGGCCGAGGTGGCCGCGCTGCTGGCCGACCGGCCGACCTGGGTGGTCGAGGACGACCCGTACGGCGAGCTCCGCTACCGCGGTGAGGCGCTCGCGCCGCTGGCCTCCCAGCCGGCGCTGGAGGGCCGGGCGGTCTACCTGGGCAGCCTGTCCAAGGTGTTCGCCCCCGGCCTGCGGCTCGGGTGGCTGCGCGCCCCGAGGGAGCTGCGGGCGAGGCTGGCGGTGGCCAAACAGGCCGCTGACCTGCACACCTCCACGGTCGACCAGGCCGCGGCAGCTGCGTACCTGACCGCCACCGACCTCGACGCGCACGTCGCCGGGTTGCGCGCCGCGTACGGCGCCCGCCGGGACGCCGCGCTGGAGTCGCTGCCGTCGGTGCTGCCGCCGGGGTCGACGTGGACCGACCCGGACGGCGGCATGTTCGTGTGGGCGCGCCTGCCCGGGGGCGTCGACACCGCGGCCCTGCTGCCCGCGGCGCTGGAGCACGACGTCGCCTTCGTGCCCGGGGCGCCGTTCTACGCCGGAGCGCCCGACCGCTCGACGCTGCGGCTGTCCTTCACCACCCACTCCCCCGAGCGCACCCGCGAGGGCCTGTCACGCCTGGGGAGCGCCCTGGGTCAGGTGTTCGGCGGCTCCTGAGCGGTGCTCGCGCTCGGCGTCCTCCATCGCCCGGCTGAAGCCCGTGAGGAAGCGGTGCACCGCTGACAGCTCGGCCTCGCTGAACTGGGCCATCACCGCGTCCGTGCGCCGGCCGAGCGGACCGAAGAACGCCCCGGCCACGCCCATCGCCGCCGGCGTGATGCGCAGGTGCACGCGGCGCCGGTCGGTCTCGGCGCGCTCGCGCTGCACGTGACCGGCCCGCTCCAACCTGTCGACGACGCTGGTGGTGGCGGCCGAGCTGAGGTTCAGCGCCTCGGCGAGGCGACCGGCGGTCAGCGGGTCGCCGTCGGTCTCGGCCTGCATGACGTGGACCATCGCCTCGAGGTCGGTCGGATGCATCGTCTGCTGCTCGGCGAAGGCGTGAGC
This portion of the Quadrisphaera setariae genome encodes:
- a CDS encoding PLP-dependent aminotransferase family protein, translating into MTSTRPLAAPALPLAQRLRGVASSPVRDLLALVSQPEVISFAGGLPAPELLDVDGVRAAFDAVLSGPGARTALQYAPTEGSAELRALLAARTSGRGLATTADDVLITTGSQQALALLSTALLDPGAVVAVEEPTYLAALQGFALAGARVVPVASDDDGVVPASLERVLEEHSPALVYLVPTFANPTGRTLSASRRAEVAALLADRPTWVVEDDPYGELRYRGEALAPLASQPALEGRAVYLGSLSKVFAPGLRLGWLRAPRELRARLAVAKQAADLHTSTVDQAAAAAYLTATDLDAHVAGLRAAYGARRDAALESLPSVLPPGSTWTDPDGGMFVWARLPGGVDTAALLPAALEHDVAFVPGAPFYAGAPDRSTLRLSFTTHSPERTREGLSRLGSALGQVFGGS
- a CDS encoding MarR family winged helix-turn-helix transcriptional regulator produces the protein MAGHQDDDARLRLQRALVDDVRTLTYRTQHLAHAFAEQQTMHPTDLEAMVHVMQAETDGDPLTAGRLAEALNLSSAATTSVVDRLERAGHVQRERAETDRRRVHLRITPAAMGVAGAFFGPLGRRTDAVMAQFSEAELSAVHRFLTGFSRAMEDAEREHRSGAAEHLTQGAPQA